A single Pan troglodytes isolate AG18354 chromosome 19, NHGRI_mPanTro3-v2.0_pri, whole genome shotgun sequence DNA region contains:
- the TMEM94 gene encoding transmembrane protein 94 isoform X10 — protein sequence MDLKEKHLGEPPSALGLSTRKALSVLKEQLEAVLEGHLRERKKCLTWKEVWRSSFLHHSNRCSCFHWPGASLMLLAVLLLLGCCGGQPAGSRGVGLVNASALFLLLLLNLVLIGRQDRLKRREVERRLRGIIDQIQDALRDGREIQWPNAMYPDLHMPFAPSWSLHWAYRDGHLVNLPVSLLVEGDIIALRPGQESFASLRGIKDDEHIVLEPGDLFPPFSPPPSPRGEVERGPQSPQQHRLFRVLETPVIDNVRWCLDMALSRPVTALDNERFTVQSVMLHYAVPVVLAGFLITNALRFIFSAPGVTSWQYTLLQLQVNGVLPILPLLFPVLWVLATACGEARVLAQMSKASPSSLLAKFSEDTLSSYTEAVSSQEMLRCIWGHFLRVLGGTSPTLSHSSSLLHSLGSVTVLCCVDKQGILSWPNPSPETVLFFSGKVEPPHSSHEDLTDGLSTRSFCHPEVEEEPHERDALLAGSLNNTLHLSNEQERGDWPGEAPKPPEPYSHHKAHGRSKHPSGSNVSFSRDTEGGEEEPSKTQPGMESDPYEAEDFVCDYHLEMLSLSQDQQNPSCIQFDDSNWQLHLTSLKPLGLNVLLNLCDASVTERLCRFSDHLCNIALQESHSAVLPVHVPWGLCELARLIGFTPGAKELFKQENHLALYRLPSAETMKETSLGRLSCVTKRRPPLSHMISLFIKDTTTSTEQMLSHGTADVVLEACTDFWDGADIYPLSGSDRKKVLDFYQRACLSGYCSAFAYKPMNCALSSQLNGKCIELVQVPGQSSIFTMCELPSTIPIKQNARRSSWSSDEGIGEVLEKEDCMQALSGQIFMGMVSSQYQARLDIVRLIDGLVNACIRFVYFSLEDELKSKVFAEKMGLETGWNCHISLTPNGDMPGSEIPPSSPSHAGSLHDDLNQVSRDDAEGLLLMEEEGHSDLISFQPTDSDIPSFLEDSNRAKLPRGIHQVRPHLQNIDNVPLLVPLFTDCTPETMCEMIKIMQEYGEVTCCLGSSANLRNSCLFLQSDISIALDPLYPSRCSWETFGYATSTSMAQASDGLSPLQLSGQLNSLPCSLTFRQEETISIIRLIEQARHATYGIRKCFLFLLQCQLTLVVIQFLSCLVQLPPLLSTTDILWLSCFCYPLLSISLLGKPPHSSIMSMATGKNLQSIPKKTQHYFLLCFLLKFSLTISSCLICFGFTLQSFCDSSRDRNLTNCSSVMLPSNDDRAPAWFEDFANGLLSAQKLTAALIVLHTGERAPWEGVDDGGRGAPLWKSDPHIAPLSPVFISITHVHRTKPLWRKSPLTNLWWAVTVPVVLLGQVVQTAVDLQLWTHRDSHVHFGLEDVPLLTWLLGCLSLVLVVVTNEIVKLHEIRVRVRYQKRQKLQFETKLGMNSPF from the exons GGCGAGCCTCCCTCAGCCCTGGGCCTGTCCACGCGGAAGGCCCTCAGCGTCCTGAAGGAGCAGCTGGAGGCAGTGCTGGAAGGACATCTCAGGGAGCGGAAGAAGTGTCTGACGTGGAAG GAGGTGTGGAGAAGCAGCTTCCTCCACCACAGTAACCGCTGCTCCTGCTTCCACTGGCCGGGGGCCTCACTCATGCTACTGGccgtgctgctgctgctgggctgCTGCGGGGGACAGCCAGCCGGGAG CCGTGGGGTGGGGCTGGTGAATGCCTCAGCCTTGTTCCTGTTACTGCTTCTCAACCTTGTGCTCATCGGGCGGCAAGACCGGCTGAAGCGTCGGGAGGTAGAGCGGAGGCTGCGAGGGATCATTGATCAAATCCAAG ATGCCCTCAGGGATGGCAGGGAGATCCAGTGGCCCAATGCCATGTATCCAGACCTCCACATGCCTTTTGCACCATCCTGGTCCTTGCACTGGGCCTACAGAGACGGACACCTGGTCAACCTGCCAGTCAGCCTGCTGGTTGAAGGAGACATCATAGCTTTGAGGCCTGGCCAGGAATCGTTTGCTTCTCTGAGGGGGATCAAG GATGACGAGCACATCGTCCTGGAGCCGGGAGACCTCTTCCCCCCcttctcccctccaccctcaccccgGGGAGAAGTGGAGAGAGGGCCACAGAGCCCCCAGCAGCACCGGCTTTTCCGTGTCCTTGAGACCCCTGTGATTGACAACGTCAG ATGGTGCCTGGACATGGCCCTGTCCCGACCAGTCACTGCCCTGGACAATGAGCGGTTCACAGTGCAGTCGGTGATGCTACACTATGCTGTGCCCGTGGTCCTG GCCGGCTTCCTCATCACCAATGCCCTGCGCTTCATCTTCAGTGCCCCGGGGGTCACTTCCTGGCAGTACACCCTCCTCCAGCTCCAG GTGAATGGCGTCCTGCCCATCCTCCCCCTGCTCTTTCCAGTCCTCTGGGTTCTGGCAACTGCCTGTGGAGAGGCCCGTGTCCTGGCCCAGATGAGcaaggcctcacccagctccctg CTGGCTAAGTTCTCAGAGGATACTCTCAGCAGCTATACGGAGGCTGTCTCCTCTCAG GAAATGCTGCGCTGCATTTGGGGCCACTTCCTGAGGGTGCTCGGGGGGACATCGCCAACGCTGAGCCACAGTTCCAGCCTGCTGCACAGCCTGGGCTCTGTCACG GTCCTGTGCTGTGTGGACAAACAGGGGATCCTGTCATGGCCAAATCCCAGCCCAGAGACTGTACTGTTCTTCAGCGGGAAGGTGGAGCCCCCTCACAGCAGCCACGAGGACCTCACCGATGGCCTATCCACCCGCTCCTTCTGCCATCCCGAGGTAGAGGAGGAG CCCCATGAACGAGACGCCCTCCTGGCTGGCTCCCTGAACAACACCCTGCACCTTTCCAATGAGCAGGAGCGTGGCGACTGGCCTGGCGAGGCTCCCAAGCCCCCCGAGCCCTATTCACACCACAAAGCGCATGGCCGCAGCAAACACCCATCTGGCTCCAACGTGAGCTTCAGCAGGGACACCGAGGGTGGTGAAGAAGAGCCCAGCAAG ACCCAGCCTGGGATGGAGAGCGACCCCTACGAAGCAGAGGACTTTGTGTGTGACTACCACCTGGAGATGCTGAGCCTGTCCCAGGACCAGCAGAACCCCTCCTGCATCCAGTTTGATGACTCCAACTGGCAGCTGCACCTCACCTCCCTCAAACCCCTGGGCCTCAATGTGCTGCTGAACCTGTGTGATGCCAGCGTCACCGAGCGCCTGTGCCGATTCTCCGACCACCTGTGCAACATCGCCCTGCAAGAGAGCCACAGCGCCGTGCTGCCCGTCCATGTGCCCTGGGGCCTCTGCGAGCTTGCCCGCCTCATTG GCTTCACTCCTGGGGCCAAGGAGCTTTTCAAGCAGGAGAACCATCTGGCGCTGTACCGCCTCCCCAGTGCCGAGACAATGAAGGAGACATCGCTGGGGCGGCTCTCCTGTGTCACCAAGCGGCGGCCTCCCCTCAGCCACATGATCAGCCTCTTCATTAAAGACACCACCACCA GCACAGAGCAGATGCTGTCCCATGGCACCGCTGATGTGGTCTTAGAGGCCTGCACAGACTTCTGGGACGGAGCTGACATCTACCCTCTCTCGGGATCTGACAG AAAGAAAGTGCTCGACTTCTACCAGCGAGCCTGCCTGTCTGGGTATTGCTCTGCCTTCGCCTACAAGCCCATGAACTGCGCCCTGTCCTCTCAGCTCAACGGCAAGTGCATCGAGCTGGTACAGGTGCCCGGCCAAAGCAGCATCTTCACCATGTGCGAGCTGCCCAGCACCATCCCCATCAAGCAGAACGCCCGCCGCAGCAGCTGGAGCTCTGACG AAGGGATCGGGGAGGTGCTGGAGAAGGAAGACTGCATGCAGGCCCTGAGCGGCCAGATCTTCATGGGCATGGTGTCCTCCCAGTACCAGGCCCGGCTGGACATCGTGCGCCTCATTGATGGGCTTGTCAACGCCTGCATCCGCTTTGTCTACTTCTCTTTGGAGGATGAGCTCAAAAGCAAG GTGTTTGCAGAAAAAATGGGCCTGGAGACAGGCTGGAACTGCCACATCTCCCTCACACCCAATGGTGACATGCCTGGCTCCGAGATCcccccctccagccccagccacgCAGGCTCCCTGCATGATGACCTGAATCAGG TGTCCCGAGATGATGCAGAAGGGCTCCTCCTCATGGAGGAGGAGGGCCACTCGGACCTCATCAGCTTCCAGCCTACGGACAGCGACATCCCCAGCTTCCTGGAGGACTCCAACCGG GCCAAGCTGCCCCGGGGTATCCACCAAGTGCGGCCCCACCTGCAGAACATTGACAACGTGCCCCTGCTAGTGCCCCTTTTCACCGACTGCACCCCAGAGA CCATGTGTGAGATGATAAAGATCATGCAAGAGTACGGGGAGGTGACCTGCTGCCTGGGCAGCTCTGCCAACCTGCGGAACAGCTGCCTCTTCCTCCAGAGCGACATCAG CATTGCCCTGGATCCCCTGTACCCATCCCGTTGCTCCTGGGAGACCTTTGGCTACGCCACCAGCACCAGCATGGCCCAGGCCTCGGATGGCCTTTCTCCCCTGCAGCTGTCAGGGCAGCTCAACAGCCTGCCCTGTTCCCTGACCTTTCGCCAGGAGGAGACCATCAGCATCATCCGGCTTATCGAACAG GCTCGGCATGCCACCTATGGCATCCGTAAGTGCTTCCTCTTCCTGCTGCAGTGCCAGCTGACTCTTGTGGTCATCCAG TTCCTTTCTTGCCTGGTCCAGCTGCCGCCACTCCTGAGTACCACCGACATCCTGTGGCTGTCCTGCTTTTGCTACCCTCTGCTCAG CATCTCTCTGCTGGGGAAGCCCCCCCATAGCTCCATCATGTCTATGGCAACGGGGAAAAACCTCCAGTCCATTCCCAAGAAG ACCCAGCACTACTTCCTGCTCTGCTTCCTGCTCAAGTTCAGCCTCACCATCAGCTCCTGCCTCATCTGCTTTGGCTTCACACTGCAGAGCTTCTGTGACAGCTCCCGGGACCGCAACCTCACCAACTGCTCCTCCGTCATGCTGCCCAG CAACGACGACAGGGCTCCAGCCTGGTTTGAGGACTTTGCCAATGGACTGCTGTCGGCTCAGAAGCTCACGGCCGCCCTGATTGTCCTGCACACTGGTGAGAGGGCTCCCTGGGAGGGCGTGGATGATGGTGGGAGAGGAGCCCCACTGTGGAAGTCTGACCCCCACATCGCCCCACTTTCCCCAGTCTTCATTTCCATCACCCATGTGCATCGCACCAAGCCCCTGTGGAGAAAGAGCCCCTTGACCAACCTCTGGTGGGCCGTGACAGTGCCTGTGGT GCTGCTGGGTCAGGTGGTCCAGACGGCTGTGGACCTGCAGCTGTGGACACACAGGGACAGCCACGTCCACTTTGGCCTGGAGGACGTGCCCCTGCTGACATGGCTCCTGGGCTGCCTGTCCCTGGTCCTTGTGGTGGTGACCAATGAGATCGTGAAGCTACATGAGATTCG GGTCCGAGTCCGCTACCAGAAGCGACAGAAGCTGCAGTTTGAAACTAAGCTGGGCATGAACTCTCCCTTCTGA
- the TMEM94 gene encoding transmembrane protein 94 isoform X29 has translation MDLKEKHLGEPPSALGLSTRKALSVLKEQLEAVLEGHLRERKKCLTWKEVWRSSFLHHSNRCSCFHWPGASLMLLAVLLLLGCCGGQPAGSRGVGLVNASALFLLLLLNLVLIGRQDRLKRREVERRLRGIIDQIQDALRDGREIQWPNAMYPDLHMPFAPSWSLHWAYRDGHLVNLPVSLLVEGDIIALRPGQESFASLRGIKDDEHIVLEPGDLFPPFSPPPSPRGEVERGPQSPQQHRLFRVLETPVIDNVRWCLDMALSRPVTALDNERFTVQSVMLHYAVPVVLAGFLITNALRFIFSAPGVTSWQYTLLQLQVNGVLPILPLLFPVLWVLATACGEARVLAQMSKASPSSLLAKFSEDTLSSYTEAVSSQEMLRCIWGHFLRVLGGTSPTLSHSSSLLHSLGSVTVLCCVDKQGILSWPNPSPETVLFFSGKVEPPHSSHEDLTDGLSTRSFCHPEVEEEPHERDALLAGSLNNTLHLSNEQERGDWPGEAPKPPEPYSHHKAHGRSKHPSGSNTQPGMESDPYEAEDFVCDYHLEMLSLSQDQQNPSCIQFDDSNWQLHLTSLKPLGLNVLLNLCDASVTERLCRFSDHLCNIALQESHSAVLPVHVPWGLCELARLIGFTPGAKELFKQENHLALYRLPSAETMKETSLGRLSCVTKRRPPLSHMISLFIKDTTTSEPWLRWPAPGTEQMLSHGTADVVLEACTDFWDGADIYPLSGSDRKKVLDFYQRACLSGYCSAFAYKPMNCALSSQLNGKCIELVQVPGQSSIFTMCELPSTIPIKQNARRSSWSSDEGIGEVLEKEDCMQALSGQIFMGMVSSQYQARLDIVRLIDGLVNACIRFVYFSLEDELKSKVFAEKMGLETGWNCHISLTPNGDMPGSEIPPSSPSHAGSLHDDLNQVSRDDAEGLLLMEEEGHSDLISFQPTDSDIPSFLEDSNRAKLPRGIHQVRPHLQNIDNVPLLVPLFTDCTPETMCEMIKIMQEYGEVTCCLGSSANLRNSCLFLQSDISIALDPLYPSRCSWETFGYATSTSMAQASDGLSPLQLSGQLNSLPCSLTFRQEETISIIRLIEQARHATYGIRKCFLFLLQCQLTLVVIQFLSCLVQLPPLLSTTDILWLSCFCYPLLSISLLGKPPHSSIMSMATGKNLQSIPKKTQHYFLLCFLLKFSLTISSCLICFGFTLQSFCDSSRDRNLTNCSSVMLPSNDDRAPAWFEDFANGLLSAQKLTAALIVLHTVFISITHVHRTKPLWRKSPLTNLWWAVTVPVVLLGQVVQTAVDLQLWTHRDSHVHFGLEDVPLLTWLLGCLSLVLVVVTNEIVKLHEIRVRVRYQKRQKLQFETKLGMNSPF, from the exons GGCGAGCCTCCCTCAGCCCTGGGCCTGTCCACGCGGAAGGCCCTCAGCGTCCTGAAGGAGCAGCTGGAGGCAGTGCTGGAAGGACATCTCAGGGAGCGGAAGAAGTGTCTGACGTGGAAG GAGGTGTGGAGAAGCAGCTTCCTCCACCACAGTAACCGCTGCTCCTGCTTCCACTGGCCGGGGGCCTCACTCATGCTACTGGccgtgctgctgctgctgggctgCTGCGGGGGACAGCCAGCCGGGAG CCGTGGGGTGGGGCTGGTGAATGCCTCAGCCTTGTTCCTGTTACTGCTTCTCAACCTTGTGCTCATCGGGCGGCAAGACCGGCTGAAGCGTCGGGAGGTAGAGCGGAGGCTGCGAGGGATCATTGATCAAATCCAAG ATGCCCTCAGGGATGGCAGGGAGATCCAGTGGCCCAATGCCATGTATCCAGACCTCCACATGCCTTTTGCACCATCCTGGTCCTTGCACTGGGCCTACAGAGACGGACACCTGGTCAACCTGCCAGTCAGCCTGCTGGTTGAAGGAGACATCATAGCTTTGAGGCCTGGCCAGGAATCGTTTGCTTCTCTGAGGGGGATCAAG GATGACGAGCACATCGTCCTGGAGCCGGGAGACCTCTTCCCCCCcttctcccctccaccctcaccccgGGGAGAAGTGGAGAGAGGGCCACAGAGCCCCCAGCAGCACCGGCTTTTCCGTGTCCTTGAGACCCCTGTGATTGACAACGTCAG ATGGTGCCTGGACATGGCCCTGTCCCGACCAGTCACTGCCCTGGACAATGAGCGGTTCACAGTGCAGTCGGTGATGCTACACTATGCTGTGCCCGTGGTCCTG GCCGGCTTCCTCATCACCAATGCCCTGCGCTTCATCTTCAGTGCCCCGGGGGTCACTTCCTGGCAGTACACCCTCCTCCAGCTCCAG GTGAATGGCGTCCTGCCCATCCTCCCCCTGCTCTTTCCAGTCCTCTGGGTTCTGGCAACTGCCTGTGGAGAGGCCCGTGTCCTGGCCCAGATGAGcaaggcctcacccagctccctg CTGGCTAAGTTCTCAGAGGATACTCTCAGCAGCTATACGGAGGCTGTCTCCTCTCAG GAAATGCTGCGCTGCATTTGGGGCCACTTCCTGAGGGTGCTCGGGGGGACATCGCCAACGCTGAGCCACAGTTCCAGCCTGCTGCACAGCCTGGGCTCTGTCACG GTCCTGTGCTGTGTGGACAAACAGGGGATCCTGTCATGGCCAAATCCCAGCCCAGAGACTGTACTGTTCTTCAGCGGGAAGGTGGAGCCCCCTCACAGCAGCCACGAGGACCTCACCGATGGCCTATCCACCCGCTCCTTCTGCCATCCCGAGGTAGAGGAGGAG CCCCATGAACGAGACGCCCTCCTGGCTGGCTCCCTGAACAACACCCTGCACCTTTCCAATGAGCAGGAGCGTGGCGACTGGCCTGGCGAGGCTCCCAAGCCCCCCGAGCCCTATTCACACCACAAAGCGCATGGCCGCAGCAAACACCCATCTGGCTCCAAC ACCCAGCCTGGGATGGAGAGCGACCCCTACGAAGCAGAGGACTTTGTGTGTGACTACCACCTGGAGATGCTGAGCCTGTCCCAGGACCAGCAGAACCCCTCCTGCATCCAGTTTGATGACTCCAACTGGCAGCTGCACCTCACCTCCCTCAAACCCCTGGGCCTCAATGTGCTGCTGAACCTGTGTGATGCCAGCGTCACCGAGCGCCTGTGCCGATTCTCCGACCACCTGTGCAACATCGCCCTGCAAGAGAGCCACAGCGCCGTGCTGCCCGTCCATGTGCCCTGGGGCCTCTGCGAGCTTGCCCGCCTCATTG GCTTCACTCCTGGGGCCAAGGAGCTTTTCAAGCAGGAGAACCATCTGGCGCTGTACCGCCTCCCCAGTGCCGAGACAATGAAGGAGACATCGCTGGGGCGGCTCTCCTGTGTCACCAAGCGGCGGCCTCCCCTCAGCCACATGATCAGCCTCTTCATTAAAGACACCACCACCAGTGAGCCCTGGCTACGTTGGCCAGCACCAG GCACAGAGCAGATGCTGTCCCATGGCACCGCTGATGTGGTCTTAGAGGCCTGCACAGACTTCTGGGACGGAGCTGACATCTACCCTCTCTCGGGATCTGACAG AAAGAAAGTGCTCGACTTCTACCAGCGAGCCTGCCTGTCTGGGTATTGCTCTGCCTTCGCCTACAAGCCCATGAACTGCGCCCTGTCCTCTCAGCTCAACGGCAAGTGCATCGAGCTGGTACAGGTGCCCGGCCAAAGCAGCATCTTCACCATGTGCGAGCTGCCCAGCACCATCCCCATCAAGCAGAACGCCCGCCGCAGCAGCTGGAGCTCTGACG AAGGGATCGGGGAGGTGCTGGAGAAGGAAGACTGCATGCAGGCCCTGAGCGGCCAGATCTTCATGGGCATGGTGTCCTCCCAGTACCAGGCCCGGCTGGACATCGTGCGCCTCATTGATGGGCTTGTCAACGCCTGCATCCGCTTTGTCTACTTCTCTTTGGAGGATGAGCTCAAAAGCAAG GTGTTTGCAGAAAAAATGGGCCTGGAGACAGGCTGGAACTGCCACATCTCCCTCACACCCAATGGTGACATGCCTGGCTCCGAGATCcccccctccagccccagccacgCAGGCTCCCTGCATGATGACCTGAATCAGG TGTCCCGAGATGATGCAGAAGGGCTCCTCCTCATGGAGGAGGAGGGCCACTCGGACCTCATCAGCTTCCAGCCTACGGACAGCGACATCCCCAGCTTCCTGGAGGACTCCAACCGG GCCAAGCTGCCCCGGGGTATCCACCAAGTGCGGCCCCACCTGCAGAACATTGACAACGTGCCCCTGCTAGTGCCCCTTTTCACCGACTGCACCCCAGAGA CCATGTGTGAGATGATAAAGATCATGCAAGAGTACGGGGAGGTGACCTGCTGCCTGGGCAGCTCTGCCAACCTGCGGAACAGCTGCCTCTTCCTCCAGAGCGACATCAG CATTGCCCTGGATCCCCTGTACCCATCCCGTTGCTCCTGGGAGACCTTTGGCTACGCCACCAGCACCAGCATGGCCCAGGCCTCGGATGGCCTTTCTCCCCTGCAGCTGTCAGGGCAGCTCAACAGCCTGCCCTGTTCCCTGACCTTTCGCCAGGAGGAGACCATCAGCATCATCCGGCTTATCGAACAG GCTCGGCATGCCACCTATGGCATCCGTAAGTGCTTCCTCTTCCTGCTGCAGTGCCAGCTGACTCTTGTGGTCATCCAG TTCCTTTCTTGCCTGGTCCAGCTGCCGCCACTCCTGAGTACCACCGACATCCTGTGGCTGTCCTGCTTTTGCTACCCTCTGCTCAG CATCTCTCTGCTGGGGAAGCCCCCCCATAGCTCCATCATGTCTATGGCAACGGGGAAAAACCTCCAGTCCATTCCCAAGAAG ACCCAGCACTACTTCCTGCTCTGCTTCCTGCTCAAGTTCAGCCTCACCATCAGCTCCTGCCTCATCTGCTTTGGCTTCACACTGCAGAGCTTCTGTGACAGCTCCCGGGACCGCAACCTCACCAACTGCTCCTCCGTCATGCTGCCCAG CAACGACGACAGGGCTCCAGCCTGGTTTGAGGACTTTGCCAATGGACTGCTGTCGGCTCAGAAGCTCACGGCCGCCCTGATTGTCCTGCACACTG TCTTCATTTCCATCACCCATGTGCATCGCACCAAGCCCCTGTGGAGAAAGAGCCCCTTGACCAACCTCTGGTGGGCCGTGACAGTGCCTGTGGT GCTGCTGGGTCAGGTGGTCCAGACGGCTGTGGACCTGCAGCTGTGGACACACAGGGACAGCCACGTCCACTTTGGCCTGGAGGACGTGCCCCTGCTGACATGGCTCCTGGGCTGCCTGTCCCTGGTCCTTGTGGTGGTGACCAATGAGATCGTGAAGCTACATGAGATTCG GGTCCGAGTCCGCTACCAGAAGCGACAGAAGCTGCAGTTTGAAACTAAGCTGGGCATGAACTCTCCCTTCTGA